In Micromonospora inyonensis, the genomic window CGCCCGGACCATCCACGAGCGCACCAGGAGACCGCCGAGCACGAGGAGGCCGGCGAGGACGACCACGATCACCGGCGTCCAGCGCAGCGGCGAGGGCACGGGCCGCGGTGCGGCACCCCGCCGCCGGTACGCGAGCAGCGCGGCGACCACGGTGACCCCGAGGGCCAGCCAGAGCTGCACCGGGAACGACGGGATCGGACCGCGCTCCGCCACGGCGGACCGGACCACAGCCGCGTACGCCGGTTGGCAGGCCAGGCCGACGGCGAGCCCGACGGCCACCGGCGCGCGTGCCGGACGGGCGGCCTGGCCGACCGCGAGCAGCACCCCGCCGAGCGCCAACCCCCCCGCCGACCGCCGCGCCGAGGTGCGCCACCAGCTGCCCCGGCGCGGGCGCGCCCACCGGGACCAGCAGCGCCGCGTCCGCGGCCCGGTCGGCGACGGTGGCCAGCAGCAGCCCGGCGACGGCGACCAGCCATCCGGACACCCGGTACAGCGCCAGGGTCACCGCCGCGGCGAGCGCGAGCGCGTCCGGGCCCAGCACACCGACCCGGACCGGCGCGGCCGGGACCAGGTCGGTGAAGCCGGTCGACACCACCAGGGACGGGAGCGCGGCCACGAAGACCGCCCCGACGGCAGCCGCCGCGACCGCCGCTACCAGTGTTTCCATGCCACCCGGGACCCGGCGGGTCGTCGGCGGACCTGTTGGTCGGATGCTCGAACCGTCGCCCATGGCACGCCTCCCCCGCGTTCGGAACGCCGATGCTGTCACAGTGGCCGCGTCCCCGTTCCCCGCCGGCCTGTCCGACTTCCGGAGCCGGCTGCCGGCGGGGCCGGACCGATAACGCGGAGCGCCGCGGCGGCGGCCGGTTCTACGATCGACCGATGACTGATACGGCGAGGACGGCGCGCGCCGGAGTCCCCGAGCGTCCGACCCTGGACGGCATCGAGGAGACCTGGGCGCGCCGCTGGCAGGAGGAGGGCACGTACGCGTTCGACCGCTCGAAGGAGCGGGCGGACGTATACGCGATCGACACCCCGCCGCCGACCGTATCCGGCGAGCTGCACATGGGACACGTCTTCTCGTACACGCACACCGACACGGTGGCCCGCTTCCAGCGGATGCGCGGCAAGGCGGTCTTCTACCCGATGGGCTGGGACGACAACGGCCTGCCGACCGAGCGCCGGGTGCAGAACGTGTACGGGGTGCGCTGCGACCCGTCGCTGCCGTACGACCCGGACTGGACGCCGCCGGACGCCCCGGTGGACGACGCGGCCCGCAGGGACCCGACACCGATCTCCCGGCGCAACTTCGTGGAACTGTGCGAGACGCTGACCGCCATCGACGAGCAGGTCTTCGAGGCGCTGTGGCGGCGGCTCGGGCTGTCGGTGGACTGGTCGCTGACGTACACCACGATCGGGCGGGCGGCGCGGGCCACCTCGCAGCGGGCGTTCCTGCGCAACCTGGCACGCGGGGAGGCGTACCAGGCGGAGGCCCCGACCCTCTGGGACGTCGGCTTCGCCACCGCCGTGGCCCAGGCGGAGCTGGAGGACCGGGAGCGGCCGGGCGCGTACCACCGGCTGCGGTTCCACGCCCCCGGCGGGCGGGAGGTGCTGATCGACACCACCCGGCCGGAGTTGCTGCCGGCCTGTGTGGCGCTGGTCTGCCATCCGGACGACGAGCGCTACGCCGACCTGGTCGGCGGCTCGGTGCGTACCCCGGTCTTCGGGGTCGAGGTGCCGGTGCGCGCGCACCCGCTGGCGGACCCGGCCAAGGGCACCGGCGTCGCCATGGTCTGCACCTTCGGCGACCTGACCGACGTGACCTGGTGGCGGGACCTGGACCTGGACACCCGGGTGGTGGTCGGCCGGGACGGGCGGCTGCTGCCGGAGCCGCCGGACGGGGTGCCGGCCGGGCCCTACGCGGCGTTGGCCGGGCAGACCGTCAACGGTGCCCGCCGGGCGGTGGTGGACCTGCTGACCGAGGCGGGTGACCTGGTCGGCGAGGCACGTCCGATCACCCACCCGGTGAAGTTCTACGAGCGGGGCGACCGGCCGCTGGAGATCGTCTCCACCCGGCAGTGGTACCTGCGCAACGGCGGCCGGGACGCGGAACTCCGCGCGGACCTGCTGGCCCGGGGCGCGGAGTTGAACTGGGTGCCGGCACACATGCGCCACCGCTACGAGCACTGGGTGGGCGGCCTGACCGGCGACTGGCTGGTCAGTCGGCAGCGGTTCTTCGGCGTGCCGGTGCCGGTGTGGTACCGGCTCGACGACGCTGGCGAGCCGGTCTGGTCCCAGCCTCTCACACCGGACGAGTCCACGCTCCCGGTCGACCCGTCCAGCGAGCCGGCTCCCGGCTTCGACGAGTCGCACCGCAATCGACCGGGCGGCTTCGTCGGAGACCCGGACGTACTGGACACTTGGGCCACCTCGTCGCTGACCCCGCAGATCGTCGGCGGCTGGGAGACCGACCCGGACCTGTTCGCCCGGGTCTTCCCGATGGACCTGCGCCCGCAGGGGCAGGAGATCATCCGTACCTGGCTCTTCTCCACGGTGGTCCGCGCGCACGCCGAACACGGGGTGCTGCCCTGGCGGGACGCGGTCCTCTCCGGCTGGATCCTCGACCCGGACCGGAAGAAGATGTCCAAGTCCAAGGGGAACGTGGTGACCCCGATGGCGCTGCTGACCGAGCACGGCTCGGACGCCGTCCGGTACTGGGCTGCCAGCGGCAAGCCCGGCATGGACCTGGCCTTCGACCCGGCGCAGATCCGCATCGGACGGCGGCTGGCCACCAAGCTGCTCAACGCGTCGAAGTTCGCCCTCGGGCTGGGCGCCGCCGACGCGTTGCGCGCCCCGGCGACGGAACCGCTGGACACCGCCATGCTCGCCGAACTCTCCGGCGTGGTCGCGACGGCGACCACCGCCTTCGACGGGTACGACCACACGGCCGCCCTCCAGGCGACCGAGGCGTTCTTCTGGCGGTTCTGCGACGACTACATCGAACTGGTGAAGGAACGCGCCTACGGCACCGGGCCCGGGGCGGACTCGGCCCGCGCGGCGCTCGCCACCGCGCTGTCGGCGCAGTTGCGCCTCTTCGCGCCGGTGCTGCCGTACGTGACCGAGGAGGTCTGGTCGTGGTGGCGGTACGGCTCGGTGCACCGGGCGCCCTGGCCCACCACGCACGAGGTCCAGGGGGCCGTCCGGGGCACCGGTGACCCGGCGCTGCTGCGGCTGGCCGGGGACGCGTTGAGCCAGGTGCGGCGGGCCAAGTCGGAGCGGAAGCTCTCGATGCGGACACCGGTGCCGTTGGCCGAGGCGCTCGCCCCGGCCGCCGTGCTCGACCAGCTCGCCCTGGTCGCCGACGACCTGCGTGCCGCCGGCCGGATCACCACCCTGGACCCGGTCCCCGATCGCACCACCGAACTCGTCATCGCCTGCGCGTTCTGACGTGGTGGTGGCGGTGCGTGTTTGGTGGTAGCAGGGGACCCCTGTTACCGCATTTTGATGAGCAGGGGACCCCTGCTACCACCTGATGAGGAGGAGGGGTCCCCTGCCACCACCTCAGCTGGTCTCGCCGGCGACGCTGAAGGATCGGAGACGGCGGACCGCCAGGGCGGTGAAGCCGAGGACGGCCAGCGTGGTCATCACCGCCGACACCGGCACGGACACCGTGGTGGAGAGCAGTGCGGTGGGGGCGATCCGGTCGGCGAGCGCGATCACGTACTGCTGGATGGAGAGCACCTTGGTGCCGCTGACGAAGTTGCCGAGCAGCCCCTCCCAGATCAGCACGTAGACCAGACCGAGCAGCACCGGTCGCCGGGTGACCAGGCTGAGCGCCACGAACAGGGCCGAGTACGCCAGCGCGCCGACCGCCGACGCGAGCGCCAGCGCCAGGCCGAAGCGGACCGAGTGGGCGAGCACGCCCGCGACGTAGAGCGGCACGGCGCAGGAGACCGCGGTGACCACGGCCGCCACCCCGAGTTTCGGCAGCACGATCTGCCAGCGGGGCAGCGGCTTGGTCAGGATGTGCACCACGGTGCCGTCGTCGATCTCGGCACCGAGCACGCCGGTGCCGACGATCAGGGCGACCACCGGCAGCACCACGGCCAGGCCCAGCCCGACCAGCACCGGCGGCCCCCACTGGCCGGGGTCGACCCCGAGCGCCCGGGAGAGCACCGCCAGCCCCACCACGATCAACGGCAGCGGGATGAGCATCAGGAACCGGCGGCGGCCGAAGAGGCCCCGGGCGGTGATCCAGGTGACGGTCGACATGTCAGCCTCTTCCGTGCGTGACTGCGGGACTCACTCGCTGCGCTCGTTCATTCCTCGCCCGCACAGTCATGCCTCCACCAGGTAGGAGAAGACGCTCTCCAGGGACTCGTCCTCGGGCAGCAGTCGCCGCACCCGGATGCCCCGGTCGAGCGCGATCCGGGGCAACGCGCGGGTGAACGCCCCGTAGTCGCCCGCCCGTACGGTCAACCCGGAACGGTCCAGTTCGACCCCGTTGACCGACGGCTCGCCCATCAGCGCCACGGCCAGCGCCCGGTCGTCGGTGGACTGGACCGCGAAGACGTGCGGCCGGTTCGTCATCAGCCGGCGGATCGTGCGGAAGTCGCCGGAGGCGGCCAGCCGCCCGGCCACCATCACCTGGACGGTGCCGGAGACCTGCTCGACCTCCTCCAGGATGTGCGAGCTGAACAGGATGGTCCGGCCGGCGTCGCCGAGGCTGTGCAGCAGTTGCATCATGTGCAGCCGCTGGCGCGGGTCCATGCCGTTGAAGGGCTCGTCGAGCAGGAGCACCTGCGGGTCGTGCACCAGCGCGGCGGCCACCCGGGTGCGTTGCCGCATGCCCTTGGAGTAGGTGCCGATCCGGCGCCCCTGCGCGCTCTCCATCTCGACCAGGCCGATCGCCCGCCGGGCCGCCGCCTCCGGGTCGGGCAGCTTGTGCAGCTTGGCACTGGCCAGGACGAACTCGTACGCGGTGAGGAAGGTCTGCACCGCCTCGCGCTCGCTGACCAGACCGAGCCGCCGGTACACGTCCGGGTTGCGCCAGGTGGGCGTGCCGTCGAGGGTGACCGTGCCCCGGGACGGGGACAGGAACCCGGCCATCATGTGCAGCAGGGTGGTCTTGCCGGCCCCGTTCGGACCGAGCAGGCCGGTCACCCCCGGGCCGAGGGACATGGTGACGTCGTTGACCGCCACCACGTTGCCGTACCAGCGGGAGACGCCGGCCAGGGTCATTTCACTCATGCGGAGGCGACCTTCCGGTAACGGACGAGCAGCAGCGCGACGGAGGCGGCCACCAGGACCACGGCGGCCACGGCGTAGAGCGGGCCGAATCCGCCGATCGGGAGGTCCGTCGAGCCGCCGCCGGGCGAGGAGAGCAGGTCACCGAGGGCCCAGCCGCCGATCGCCTGCACCAGGGTGGACGGGGACGCCAGGAAGGCCAGCTCGTTGACCGTGTTCGACGGCATCACCTGGAGCGTGCCGACGATCGGAGTCGTCATCAGGAACACCGCGACCACGCCACCGGCGGCGAACGCCCGCTTGCCGGTGAGCGAGGCGACCAGCAGCCCGACCGAGGCGAAGACCACCGCCCACAGCCCGGCGTAGAGCAGCCCGGGCAGCAGGTCGAGCAGTTCGTCCCAGGCACCCCGCCAGCCCTTGCCGGTGGTGAACGCGGCCCCGATGAACATCAGCAGTTGCGGTGCGCCGAGCAGCAGCCAGAGCGCGGTCACCAGGGCGGCGAGCTTGGCCAGTGGGTAGTCGGAGCGGGGCAGCGGCCGGGAGAAGTAGAGCGGGAGCACGCCGCTGCGCAGGTCCCGGGAGACCAGCTCGGGCGCGACCACCGCGACGAAGAAGATCACCAGCCAGCTCATCGCGTCGGCGAACTGGGCGTACGTCAGCACGACCTCGCCGATCTGGGTACGTACCGCGGTCGCCCCGGCGGCGACCACGACGACGATCGCCACGATCAGCCAGGGGAAGATCTTGGCCTTGGCGCTGCGGCCGAGGCCGAACGCGGTCCGCAGACCGTGCCCGTAGAGCGCGCCGAAGACCTCCCGGCGGCCGAGGCGGGGGCCGGTGTAGCGCTGGTAGCCGATGTCGTGGATGACCCCGGTCGGCTCAGGCATTGATCGACTCCCTCGGTGCGAAGAGTTCGGCCACCCGGTGCCGGCGCTGGTCGAGCCGGTGCAGCGGCAGGTCCAGCTCGGCGACCGCGCCGAGGATCAGGTCGTAGGTCCCCTCGTCGGCGAGCGGGACGAGCAGCATCCGGCCGTCCCGCCCCACCGGGAGGTCGAGCGCGGCGAGGCGGGTGGCGAGTTGCTCCGTACCCTCGCTGACCTCGACGGCGAGGATGTCGGTCGCGGAGGTCATCGCGGAGATCCGGTCGGCGCGCAGCAGCCGCCCGCCGTCGATGGCGACCAGGGTGTCGCAGATCCGCTCGACCTCGCCGAGCAGGTGCGAGCAGACCACCACGGAGATGCCGAACTCGGTGCCGATGCGGTGGACGAGGTTGAGCATCGCGTCCCGACCGGCCGGGTCGAGGCCGTTGGTCGGCTCGTCGAGCAGGAGCAGGTCCGGGTCGTGTACCAGCGCCTGGGCCAGCTTGACCCGCTGTTTCATGCCGGTGGAGTAGCCGCCGACCGGCCGGTACCGCTCCTCGTAGAGGCCGACGTGACGCAGCGCCTCGGAGGCCCGCTCCCGGGCCACGGTGCGGGGCAGCCCGCTGATCCGGCCGAGGTGGGTGACGAACTCGGCGGCGGAGAGGTCGGGCGGGAGGCAGTCGTGTTCGGGCATGTAACCGACCCGGGCCCGGACGCCGGCCGGGTCGGTGGTCGGGTCGAGACCAAGCACCCGGACCCGGCCGCTGGTCGGGGCGAGCAGGCCAAGCAGGATCTTGATGAGGGTGGACTTGCCGGCGCCGTTGGCACCGACCAGCCCGACGATTCCCGGTTCGACCGCGACGGTCAGGTCGGCCAGCGCCGTGACCCGTCCGCCGTAGGTCTTGGTCAGCGACTCGGTCGCGAGCAGTGTCACGTCGCCCAGCCTAGGGAGGCGACGCACCTCCGGGACACCCGGCGCGCCCCTGATCTCGGCGGCATCGTCCACTAGGGGACGGCCGGTGGTTCCTCCGGACGCACCGGCGGGCGCCGGTGGTGGGCACAGCGGCGGCTCGGGCAGAATCCCACCCATGTTCCTCCGCCTGTGGCGTACTCCGGCGGCCTGGGTCGCCGTCACCGTCCTCGCCGCGGGCGCGACGCTGGGCCTGTTCTGGTTCCAGCCGTGGAAGCTGGTCACCGACACCGAGGTCCGGGAGAACCTGGCCACGGTGCCGACCACCACGCCCGTACCGTCGGGCACGCCGGGCGCGGGCACGCCGGGCGGGTCACCGTCGGCGGCACCGGCCGGTCCCGTCGTGGTACGTCAGGGAAGCTTCGTCACCCACGAGCACGAGACCTCGGGCCGGGCCCGGATCGTCCGGTTCCCGGATGGGCGTACCGCCTGGAACTGGTCGGCCTGGACACCTCGAACGGACCGGACCTGCGGGTGTGGCTGACCGATCGACCGGTCCGCACCGGTGTGGCGGCCTGGCGGGTCTTCGACGACGGCCGCTGGGTGGAACTCGGTCGGTTGAAGGGAAACCGGGGCGACCAGGCGTACCGGATCCCCGCCGGCACCGACCTCACCGGACTGACCAGCGTCTCTGTCTGGTGCAAGCGGTTCGCGGTCTCCTTCGGGGCGGCTCCGCTGGAGGCCGTGCGCTGATCCGTGGGCCACGATGGTGGGTGGCGCTCTCGACCGATCGCCGGTGGGCTGAGAAACTGTGTGCCGGTCAGCGAGTGGGGGGTGTGATGAGCAACGGCTGGGTGCTGCCCGACGACGTGCTCCGGGACGCGCCGGTGTTCACACCGCGTCCAGGTGAACTCGCCGACCTGGAACTGCTGCTCAGCGGGGCGTACGCGCCACTGACCGGCTTCATGACGCGGGCCGATCTGACCTCGCTCAGTCGTCGGGGCCGGCTCGCCGACGGGACGCCCTGGCCGGTGCCGGTGACCCTCCAGGTGCCGACGGCGGTGGCCGAGGGGTTGCGGTCGGACGATCCGGCGGGCCGGGTGCTGGTGCTCACCGACGGCGAGGGCGCTCCACTCGCCGCGCTCGACGTGCAGGACGTCTGGTCCGGCCGGGACGGCACCGCCGGGCTGGGGGGCCCCGTCCACCGGCTCGGTGACGGCGGCCACGCCCCGTTCCAGCGGCTGCGACGTACCCCGGAGGAGGTCCGGGCGCTGCTGCCTCCCGGGCGGGTGCTCGGGGTGATCGCCGACCGGCCGCTGCACCGGCCGCAGCTCGCCCAGATCGCGCACGCGACCCGTACGCTCGGCGCGCACCTGCTGGTGATGATCCCGGTGGGCGAGGAGGCTACCGGGGGTCTGCCGCCCGAGGCCCTGGTCCGCGCGGTCTTCGCCGCCCGGGACCGGATGCCCCCGGCGACCCTGATCACGGTGCCGCTGGCCCGTCGGCGGGACGAGATCAGCGACGCGCTGCTGCGCGCCCGGGTCTCCGCCGCCTACGGGGTGACCCACCTGCTCTCCACCGAGGAGACGCTCTCCGGGGCCGGACTGCGGGTACTGGTGCCCCGGGAGCTGGCCTACGACAACCGGGACGGACAGTGGCGCTGGCGGGACGACATCCCACCGCGCAACCGGCGGCTGGCGCTCACCCAGGAGGAGATCGACGACCACCTGGACCGGGGCTTCCCGCTGCCGGAGTGGCACACCCCACCGGCGGTGGCGAAGGAACTGACCCGGGCCCGGCCGCCGCTGCGGCACCGGGGTCTGGTGGTCTTCCTGACCGGGCTCTCCGGCTCGGGCAAGTCGACGATCGCCAGCGGGCTGGCCGACGCGCTGCGGGAGGCCGGGGACCGGACGATCACCCTGCTCGACGGGGACGTGGTGCGGCGGGAACTCTCCGCCGGCCTGACGTTCAGCCGGGCGGACCGGGACCTCAACGTGCGGCGCATCGGCTGGGTCGCCGCCGAGATCGCCCGGCACCGGGGGGTGGCGATCTGCTGCCCGATCGCCCCGTACGCCCAGGCGCGGGCGACCGCCCGGGAGATGGCGGCGGCGGCCGGTGCGGGTTTCGTGCTGGTCCACGTCGCCACTCCACTGGCGGTCTGCGAGCAGCGGGACCGCAAGGGCCTCTACGCCCGGGCCCGGGCCGGGCTGCTCACCGGGATGACCGGTGTCGACGACCCGTACGAGACGCCGACCGACGCGGACCTGGTGGTGGACACCTCGGACATCTCGATCGAGGAGGCGGTGCAGCGGGTGCTGCACCTGCTGACCGAGACCGGGTGGATCGAACCCCGCCTGTTGCCGGCCTGACCCCGCCCGGCCCCGCCCCGCCGCGTTTCGACCCGGCCCGCCCGGCACCGCCGCGTTTCGACCCGGCCCGACCCGCCCCGTTTCGACCCGGCCCGGCCGGCCCCGGCCCCGTATCGCCCCGGCCGGCTCGGCTTCCGTACCCTGCCCTCGTCGCGCTAATGTTCATATTTGTTGGAACACGTTCGAGAACGTCGACGGCGGGGAAGCGCACGAACGGAAGCGACCGCACGGGAAGCGGAGGTCGGAGATGCTGGCGCGGCAGCGACAAGCGGCCATCCTGGAGCGGGTCCGGGCGACCGGCGGGGTACGGGTCAGCGAGCTGGCCGCCGAGTTCGGCGTCTCCGACATGACCATCCGTCGCGACCTGGACGCGCTGGCCGCCCAGGGACTGCTGGCCAAGGTGCACGGCGGGGCGACGGTGGCCGACCCGTCGGCAGCCGACGAACCCGGCTTCGACGCCAAGTCGGTGCGGCAGCCGGCCGAGAAGGCACTGATCGCCGCGCACGCCGCGCGGCTGGTCCGCCCCGGCGCGGCCGTGGCCCTCTCCGCCGGTACGACCACCGCCGCGCTGGCGCGGCGCCTGGTGGACGTGCCGGGACTGACCGTGGTGACCAACTCGTTGCCGGTGGCGGAGGTCTTCCACACCGCCGGACGGTCGGACCAGGCGGTGATCCTCACCGGCGGTGTACGGACCCCCTCGGATGCGCTGGTCGGGCCACTGGCGGTGGCGGCGATCCGCTCGCTGCACCTGGACGTGCTCTTCCTCGGGGTGCACGGGATCAGCGAGCGGGCCGGCTTCACCACGCCGAACCTGATGGAGGCGGAGACCAACCAGGCGCTGATGGCCTCCGCCGACCGACTGGTGGTGCTCGCCGACCACACCAAGTGGGGACTGGTCGGCCTCTGCTCGATCGGCGAGCTGGGCTGCGCGGACGTGGTGGTGGTCGACGACCGGCTGCCCGAGGAGGGCCGCCGGGTGCTGTCCGAACAGGTGGCGGAACTGATCGTCGTGGAACGGTCGACGGACGGCCGCGCGGCGGCAGAAGGGACACCGGCATGAAGCGTACGGTCACCAGGCTGGCCGACGGCCGCGAGCTGATCTACTTCGACGAGCGGGACGACGTCGTCCGGGACGAGCCCGACCGCCGGGAGCTTCCCCCTCCCCCACCCGCGTCACAGCTGCGCTACGACCCGCTGCTGGACGAGTGGGTGGCGGTCGCCGTGCACCGGCAGGCCCGGACCTTCCTCCCCCCGGCCGACCAGTGCCCCCTCTGCCCCTCCCGGGGCGACCGGCACAGCGAGATCCCCGCCTCCGGGTACGACGTGGTGGTCTTCGAGAACCGCTTCCCCGCGCTCAGCCAGCGGATCGCCGACGAGCCGCCGGGCGTCACCCCGTTCACCGAGATCCGGCCGGGGTTGGGCCGCTGCGAGGTGGTCTGCTTCACCGACGACCACCACGCCGCCTTCGTCGACCTGCCCCCCGGCCGGGTGCGGACCGTCCTCGACGCGCTCGCCGACCGGACCGCCGCCCTCGCCGAGCTGCCCGGAGTCGAGCAGGTCTTCTGCTTCGAGAACCGGGGCGTGGAGATCGGGGTGACCCTGCACCACCCGCACGGCCAGGTCTACGCGTTCCCGTTCGTCACGCCCCGGACCCGGACGATGCTGGCCGCCGCGCGCCGGCACGCCGAGCGCACCGGCGGCAACCTCTACGCCGACGTGCTCGCCGCCGAGCGGACCGCCGGGGAACGGGTGGTGGCGACGAACGAGCACTGGACGGCGTACGTACCGGCGGCGGCACGCTGGCCGTTCGAGGTGCACCTGGCCCCGCACCGACCGGTGCCGGACATCCCGGCGCTCGACGACGCGGAGCGGGACGCCTTCGGTCCGCTCTACCTGGACGTGCTGCGCCGCTTCGACGGGCTGTTCGACATGCCGATGCCGTACGTCGCGGCCTGGCACCAGGCCCCGGTCCGCGTCGACCGCGAACTGGCCCACCTGCACCTACAGCTGTTCAGCATCCGCCGGGCGGCGGACAAGCTGAAGTACCTCGCCGGAACGGAGTCGGGGATGGGCGTGTTCATCAGCGACGTCGCCCCGGAGCGTGCCGCGCAGTTGCTGCGCGAGGTTTGAGACACCGCTCGCCGGCCCGTGCCGCGGCACGGCTGCCGGGCCGTGCGGTCCACCGGAAGACGCCGGGACAGGGCGCGGGGGGCCCGGGACAGGGCCCCCCGCTGGGAAGGGACGGCTGGCTGTACGCGACAGCCGGGAAGGCTGGCTGATCGGCGCTCACGTGCCGCATGCGACCGTGGTCAACCTTCCTGGACGCGACTGGCATCACGTCCACCCTGTCAACGACCGGACGCCCCGTCCGGTGACGCGGCGGCACCGCGCGGGCTGCCGCCACGTGGCGCCGGTGGGACGACGGCCCCACCGACCGGGTCGACGCACGGAGCCCGCCGGCTGGACCGGCGGGCTCCGGGACGGGCGGGAACGATCAGGCGCCCAGGCGGCGCGCCAGGTTCTCGTCCAGGGCGTTCATGAACTCGTCGGTGGTCAGCCACGGAGCGTCGCGCGAGATGAGCAGCGCGAGGTCCTTGGTCATCTGGCCGCCCTCGACGGTGTCGATGCAGACCTGCTCGAGGGTGTTGGCGAACTCGGTGACCGCGGGCGTGCCGTCCAGCTTGCCCCGGTGCGCCAGGCCCCGGGTCCAGGCGAAGATCGACGCGATCGGGTTGGTCGAGGTCTTC contains:
- the valS gene encoding valine--tRNA ligase; the protein is MTDTARTARAGVPERPTLDGIEETWARRWQEEGTYAFDRSKERADVYAIDTPPPTVSGELHMGHVFSYTHTDTVARFQRMRGKAVFYPMGWDDNGLPTERRVQNVYGVRCDPSLPYDPDWTPPDAPVDDAARRDPTPISRRNFVELCETLTAIDEQVFEALWRRLGLSVDWSLTYTTIGRAARATSQRAFLRNLARGEAYQAEAPTLWDVGFATAVAQAELEDRERPGAYHRLRFHAPGGREVLIDTTRPELLPACVALVCHPDDERYADLVGGSVRTPVFGVEVPVRAHPLADPAKGTGVAMVCTFGDLTDVTWWRDLDLDTRVVVGRDGRLLPEPPDGVPAGPYAALAGQTVNGARRAVVDLLTEAGDLVGEARPITHPVKFYERGDRPLEIVSTRQWYLRNGGRDAELRADLLARGAELNWVPAHMRHRYEHWVGGLTGDWLVSRQRFFGVPVPVWYRLDDAGEPVWSQPLTPDESTLPVDPSSEPAPGFDESHRNRPGGFVGDPDVLDTWATSSLTPQIVGGWETDPDLFARVFPMDLRPQGQEIIRTWLFSTVVRAHAEHGVLPWRDAVLSGWILDPDRKKMSKSKGNVVTPMALLTEHGSDAVRYWAASGKPGMDLAFDPAQIRIGRRLATKLLNASKFALGLGAADALRAPATEPLDTAMLAELSGVVATATTAFDGYDHTAALQATEAFFWRFCDDYIELVKERAYGTGPGADSARAALATALSAQLRLFAPVLPYVTEEVWSWWRYGSVHRAPWPTTHEVQGAVRGTGDPALLRLAGDALSQVRRAKSERKLSMRTPVPLAEALAPAAVLDQLALVADDLRAAGRITTLDPVPDRTTELVIACAF
- a CDS encoding ABC transporter permease produces the protein MSTVTWITARGLFGRRRFLMLIPLPLIVVGLAVLSRALGVDPGQWGPPVLVGLGLAVVLPVVALIVGTGVLGAEIDDGTVVHILTKPLPRWQIVLPKLGVAAVVTAVSCAVPLYVAGVLAHSVRFGLALALASAVGALAYSALFVALSLVTRRPVLLGLVYVLIWEGLLGNFVSGTKVLSIQQYVIALADRIAPTALLSTTVSVPVSAVMTTLAVLGFTALAVRRLRSFSVAGETS
- a CDS encoding ABC transporter ATP-binding protein, which encodes MSEMTLAGVSRWYGNVVAVNDVTMSLGPGVTGLLGPNGAGKTTLLHMMAGFLSPSRGTVTLDGTPTWRNPDVYRRLGLVSEREAVQTFLTAYEFVLASAKLHKLPDPEAAARRAIGLVEMESAQGRRIGTYSKGMRQRTRVAAALVHDPQVLLLDEPFNGMDPRQRLHMMQLLHSLGDAGRTILFSSHILEEVEQVSGTVQVMVAGRLAASGDFRTIRRLMTNRPHVFAVQSTDDRALAVALMGEPSVNGVELDRSGLTVRAGDYGAFTRALPRIALDRGIRVRRLLPEDESLESVFSYLVEA
- a CDS encoding ABC transporter permease → MPEPTGVIHDIGYQRYTGPRLGRREVFGALYGHGLRTAFGLGRSAKAKIFPWLIVAIVVVVAAGATAVRTQIGEVVLTYAQFADAMSWLVIFFVAVVAPELVSRDLRSGVLPLYFSRPLPRSDYPLAKLAALVTALWLLLGAPQLLMFIGAAFTTGKGWRGAWDELLDLLPGLLYAGLWAVVFASVGLLVASLTGKRAFAAGGVVAVFLMTTPIVGTLQVMPSNTVNELAFLASPSTLVQAIGGWALGDLLSSPGGGSTDLPIGGFGPLYAVAAVVLVAASVALLLVRYRKVASA
- a CDS encoding ABC transporter ATP-binding protein; translation: MTLLATESLTKTYGGRVTALADLTVAVEPGIVGLVGANGAGKSTLIKILLGLLAPTSGRVRVLGLDPTTDPAGVRARVGYMPEHDCLPPDLSAAEFVTHLGRISGLPRTVARERASEALRHVGLYEERYRPVGGYSTGMKQRVKLAQALVHDPDLLLLDEPTNGLDPAGRDAMLNLVHRIGTEFGISVVVCSHLLGEVERICDTLVAIDGGRLLRADRISAMTSATDILAVEVSEGTEQLATRLAALDLPVGRDGRMLLVPLADEGTYDLILGAVAELDLPLHRLDQRRHRVAELFAPRESINA
- the cysC gene encoding adenylyl-sulfate kinase gives rise to the protein MSNGWVLPDDVLRDAPVFTPRPGELADLELLLSGAYAPLTGFMTRADLTSLSRRGRLADGTPWPVPVTLQVPTAVAEGLRSDDPAGRVLVLTDGEGAPLAALDVQDVWSGRDGTAGLGGPVHRLGDGGHAPFQRLRRTPEEVRALLPPGRVLGVIADRPLHRPQLAQIAHATRTLGAHLLVMIPVGEEATGGLPPEALVRAVFAARDRMPPATLITVPLARRRDEISDALLRARVSAAYGVTHLLSTEETLSGAGLRVLVPRELAYDNRDGQWRWRDDIPPRNRRLALTQEEIDDHLDRGFPLPEWHTPPAVAKELTRARPPLRHRGLVVFLTGLSGSGKSTIASGLADALREAGDRTITLLDGDVVRRELSAGLTFSRADRDLNVRRIGWVAAEIARHRGVAICCPIAPYAQARATAREMAAAAGAGFVLVHVATPLAVCEQRDRKGLYARARAGLLTGMTGVDDPYETPTDADLVVDTSDISIEEAVQRVLHLLTETGWIEPRLLPA
- a CDS encoding DeoR/GlpR family DNA-binding transcription regulator, with translation MLARQRQAAILERVRATGGVRVSELAAEFGVSDMTIRRDLDALAAQGLLAKVHGGATVADPSAADEPGFDAKSVRQPAEKALIAAHAARLVRPGAAVALSAGTTTAALARRLVDVPGLTVVTNSLPVAEVFHTAGRSDQAVILTGGVRTPSDALVGPLAVAAIRSLHLDVLFLGVHGISERAGFTTPNLMEAETNQALMASADRLVVLADHTKWGLVGLCSIGELGCADVVVVDDRLPEEGRRVLSEQVAELIVVERSTDGRAAAEGTPA
- the galT gene encoding galactose-1-phosphate uridylyltransferase → MKRTVTRLADGRELIYFDERDDVVRDEPDRRELPPPPPASQLRYDPLLDEWVAVAVHRQARTFLPPADQCPLCPSRGDRHSEIPASGYDVVVFENRFPALSQRIADEPPGVTPFTEIRPGLGRCEVVCFTDDHHAAFVDLPPGRVRTVLDALADRTAALAELPGVEQVFCFENRGVEIGVTLHHPHGQVYAFPFVTPRTRTMLAAARRHAERTGGNLYADVLAAERTAGERVVATNEHWTAYVPAAARWPFEVHLAPHRPVPDIPALDDAERDAFGPLYLDVLRRFDGLFDMPMPYVAAWHQAPVRVDRELAHLHLQLFSIRRAADKLKYLAGTESGMGVFISDVAPERAAQLLREV